AGTTAGATTATGCTAACAAAATACGGCAAGGAATATAATGTTTCAACCTTTTTTTATAAAAATTGATTATTCTGAACGAACTAGTATAATACTGCGTTTGTTATGGTGTCCTTTTGGTGGCTTCATAGTATCTTAATACTTTCATATAGAATGTTTTAGGAGTTTTTTTAAGCTCTTCTTCATTTTAGTGTTATTTGTAAGAACTATTGACGGGAAGGGGCTTGTGTTTATTGCATTTTCTCTTTCGTGTTATTTTATATGAAAATGTTAGACACGTCTATTGTATTTTGTTAAAAAATTTATTATATTATAATTGTCGGACGAAAACCGTCTGACAGAACTTTTTCTTGCGCATTGTGGAGATGGCGGAAAAGGCATATTCGAGAACCCTTTTTCAATGGGCCCAAACAAAAGGGGTTTTCACCCTATACGAACTCAGACTCTGCGGGTGGGTTGTAGTTCACACATTTTTAATTTTTTATACTTTTAGGAGTTTTTTATGAATGTTAAGGCATTGCGCTCCAATGCGGGTTTTACCCTCATTGAGCTGTTGGTTGTAATTGTTATTCTTGGGTTCCTTGTGGGGATGCTCGCGCCTCGTCTTGCCTCTATTATTGACGATCGTGTACTTGATACTGTGTGTGGGTCAAACCAGCGTACGGGTGTTCAGTATATTGATGTTTTTCGTCAGCAGGAAGGGCGTTATCCCTCCGGTCTTATCAATCTTGTTGTGCAAGATGGTGACGGGGTTGCAGATTTTGCTGATCTTGTTTGGGATGAGGATCCTGAGACCGTTGGTCTTTTTGATGAAGAGCTTGAAGATCATCTTAAGCCCGGTAATTGGGGGATGAATGAAGCTGAGGTTGAAGAGCTTCGCAATTTGGGTATCACCATGTATCGTATGATGAATCAATATGATGGGTATAATTTTGGTGAGGGTATTGAAGAAGAAAATCGTCGTGAGCGCCTTGCCCGTGTACGTCTGCGTGAAGCGGAAAGTGCAACGGCAACAGTCCTTATGGCTGGTCGTGCAAGGATTAATAATGGTGACCCCATAACTGATCCTTTGAATGCTGATAATTTTGGATGGCC
The Chitinivibrio alkaliphilus ACht1 DNA segment above includes these coding regions:
- a CDS encoding type II secretion system protein translates to MNVKALRSNAGFTLIELLVVIVILGFLVGMLAPRLASIIDDRVLDTVCGSNQRTGVQYIDVFRQQEGRYPSGLINLVVQDGDGVADFADLVWDEDPETVGLFDEELEDHLKPGNWGMNEAEVEELRNLGITMYRMMNQYDGYNFGEGIEEENRRERLARVRLREAESATATVLMAGRARINNGDPITDPLNADNFGWPEGSDISIPEFIGSFIFGLGETSELVTGGYVQSTALCPEAAQLDNVIYGYYSLVLPRLQATSDRLFGDNEVYAKFVAEDDDTRTEIFALHEGLAEWNYAVVCTHGHMLGVEVEEYDFVGAAATREDAEAL